One window of Acropora palmata chromosome 1, jaAcrPala1.3, whole genome shotgun sequence genomic DNA carries:
- the LOC141860792 gene encoding uncharacterized protein LOC141860792 has translation MAYKGVREQQDIKTKLSRKIAELTMVIHLLFTRNHEREVEIEAVKTAYEHEIDVIREEAKGKMSWLEGQLDELEKFRVLLNLKATENEKDKQQIKELQNKEAELHETLGHKDQLLALAEKQIVELREQLKGKLKADDEQIGMLSTELESAKMENSSLKEKLKAKTDKMKKSERQIDSLQSKIRTLEEELSDISEQKRKLENSVNGLESDWQDEIDNLRHRIKEYTKQQQEDQLRAEKLEMENRHLNQQFKDLEDEKRQLEFKIRQYIDERNKKKEVRRSPRPVPKGSPEVPWTAPAFDRDDELDRLRKEVQRYRLELSNRESSFNRMFTDHQPVIVEGKTKKISGLLQNTSFPNLSGVNARKRSPHLPALGEQRISNSAHPEFHGF, from the exons ATGGCTTATAAAGGTGTCCGCGAGCAAcaagacattaaaacaaaactttcccgGAAGATCGCAGAGCTTACCATGGTCATTCATCTATTGTTTACAAGAAATCACGAACGAGAAGTGGAAATAGAAGCTGTGAAAACAGCATATGAACACGAAATTGATGTGATTCGCGAGGAAGCTAAAGGGAAAATGTCGTGGTTGGAAGGGCAGTTGGATGAATTGGAGAAATTTCGTGTTTTGCTCAACCTGAAGGCCACTGAGAACGAAAAAGACAAACAGCAAATTAAAGAACTCCAGAACAAGGAAGCAGAATTACATGAAACTTTGGGACACAAGGATCAATTGTTAGCATTGGCTGAGAAACAAATAGTTGAGTTGAGAGAGCAACTTAAGGGCAAGCTCAAAGCTGATGATGAGCAAATTGGAATGTTATCAACTGAGCTGGAATctgcaaaaatggaaaatagtTCCCTTAAAGAAAAACTTAAGGCAAAAACagataaaatgaagaaaagtgAACGCCAAATTGACAGTCTTCAGTCTAAAATAAGAACATTAGAGGAAGAGCTTTCTGATATTTCGGAACAAAAACGGAAACTTGAAAACAGTGTAAATGGACTAGAAAGTGACTGGCAAGATGAAATTGATAATCTTAGACACAGGATAAAAGAGTACACCAAGCAGCAACAAGAAGATCAATTAAGAGCAGAGAAGTTGGAAATGGAAAACAGACATTTAAATCAGCAATTTAAAGATCTAGAAGATGAGAAGAGACAACTTGAATTCAAAATTCGACAGTACATTGACgagagaaataagaaaaaagaagtaaGAAGATCACCAAGACCAGTTCCCAAAGGAAGCCCTGAAGTCCCATGGACAGCACCTGCTTTTGAT AGGGACGATGAACTGGATCGTCTCAGGAAGGAAGTACAACGGTACCGGCTGGAACTTAGCAACAGAGAATCAAGCTTCAACCGAATGTTTACGGATCATCAACCAGTCATAGTggaaggaaaaacaaagaaaatctcTGGTCTTTTGCAAAACACA TCTTTCCCTAACTTGAGTGGTGTCAATGCACGGAAAAGAAGTCCACATTTGCCAGCTCTTGGTGAACAGAGGATCAGTAATAGTGCTCATCCGGAATTCCATGGATTTTAA